In Macaca thibetana thibetana isolate TM-01 chromosome Y, ASM2454274v1, whole genome shotgun sequence, one genomic interval encodes:
- the LOC126947222 gene encoding RNA-binding motif protein, Y chromosome, family 1 member B-like — MSICSINQPSSRETRDYAPPAKDYAYPDYGHSSQDEHSSRGYSDHVGYGETHGRDHSEGPSGSSYRDAFQRYGTSHGAPPAQGPRMSYGGSSCHDYNNTQDRYGRSQESYSRSRGDFCFCGLDRVHPARREAYGSSNYVASTVDGQESQSKKGD; from the exons ATGAGTATCTGTTCCAT AAATCAGCCAAGCTCCCGAGAAACCAGGGATTATGCTCCACCAGCTAAAGACTATGCATACCCTGATTATGGTCATTCTAGTCAGGATGAACATTCCTCTAGAGGATATAG TGATCATGTTGGCTATGGTGAGACCCATGGTAGAGACCATTCTGAAGGTCCAAGTGGAAGTTCTTACAGAGATGCATTTCAGAGATATG GGACCTCTCATGGTGCACCACCTGCACAAGGGCCTCGGATGTCTTATGGTGGAAGCAGCTGCCATGATTATAATAATACACAAGATAGATATGGCAGAAGTCAGGAGAGTTACTCAAGAAGCCgtggtgatttttgtttttgtggtctGGATAGGGTTCACCCTGCTCGTCGTGAAGCATATGGTAGCTCAAATTATGTGGCATCTACAGTAGATGGTCAGGAAAGTCAATCGAAAAAAGGAGATTAA
- the LOC126947184 gene encoding 60S ribosomal protein L10-like isoform X2 — translation MGRCPTHCYRYCKNKLNPKSGFCPGVPALEAARICANKYMVKSCGKDGFHIRVLLHPFYVIRINKMLMTPSTCAGTDRLQTGMRGAFGEPQGTVARVHIGQVIMFIRTKLQNKEHVIEALHRAKFKFPGPQKIHISKKWGFTKFNADEFEDMVAEKQLIADGSGVKCIPSHGSLDKWWTLHS, via the exons ATGGGCCGCTGCCCCACCCATTGTTACCGGTATTGTAAGAACAAGCTGAACCCAAAGTCTGGCTTCTGCCCAGGTGTTCC AGCCCTGGAGGCTGCCCGAATTTGTGCCAATAAGTACATGGTAAAAAGTTGTGGCAAGGATGGCTTCCATATCCGGGTGCTGCTCCACCCCTTCTATGTCATCCGCATCAACAAGATGTTGATGACCCCTTCCAC ATGTGCTGGCACTGACAGGCTCCAAACAGGCATGCGAGGTGCTTTTGGAGAGCCCCAGGGCACTGTGGCCAGGGTTCACATTGGCCAAGTTATCATGTTCATCCGCACCAAGCTGCAGAACAAGGAGCATGTGATTGAGGCTCTGCACAGGGCCAAGTTCAAGTTTCCTGGCCCCCAGAAGATCCACATCTCAAAGAAGTGGGGCTTCACCAAGTTCAATGCTGATGAATTTGAAGACATGGTGGCGGAAAAGCAGCTCATCGCAGATGGCAGTGGGGTCAAGTGCATCCCCAGTCATGGTTCTCTGGACAAATGGTGGACCCTACACTCATGA
- the LOC126947184 gene encoding 60S ribosomal protein L10-like isoform X1, producing the protein MGRCPTHCYRYCKNKLNPKSGFCPGVPDAKIRIFDLGQKKAKVDEFPLCGYMVSDKYEQLSSEALEAARICANKYMVKSCGKDGFHIRVLLHPFYVIRINKMLMTPSTCAGTDRLQTGMRGAFGEPQGTVARVHIGQVIMFIRTKLQNKEHVIEALHRAKFKFPGPQKIHISKKWGFTKFNADEFEDMVAEKQLIADGSGVKCIPSHGSLDKWWTLHS; encoded by the exons ATGGGCCGCTGCCCCACCCATTGTTACCGGTATTGTAAGAACAAGCTGAACCCAAAGTCTGGCTTCTGCCCAGGTGTTCCTGATGCTAAGATTCGCATCTTCGACCTGGGGCAGAAGAAGGCAAAAGTGGATGAGTTTCCGCTCTGTGGCTACATGGTGTCAGATAAATATGAGCAGCTATCCTCTGAAGCCCTGGAGGCTGCCCGAATTTGTGCCAATAAGTACATGGTAAAAAGTTGTGGCAAGGATGGCTTCCATATCCGGGTGCTGCTCCACCCCTTCTATGTCATCCGCATCAACAAGATGTTGATGACCCCTTCCAC ATGTGCTGGCACTGACAGGCTCCAAACAGGCATGCGAGGTGCTTTTGGAGAGCCCCAGGGCACTGTGGCCAGGGTTCACATTGGCCAAGTTATCATGTTCATCCGCACCAAGCTGCAGAACAAGGAGCATGTGATTGAGGCTCTGCACAGGGCCAAGTTCAAGTTTCCTGGCCCCCAGAAGATCCACATCTCAAAGAAGTGGGGCTTCACCAAGTTCAATGCTGATGAATTTGAAGACATGGTGGCGGAAAAGCAGCTCATCGCAGATGGCAGTGGGGTCAAGTGCATCCCCAGTCATGGTTCTCTGGACAAATGGTGGACCCTACACTCATGA
- the LOC126947184 gene encoding 60S ribosomal protein L10-like isoform X3, protein MGRCPTHCYRYCKNKLNPKSGFCPGVPDAKIRIFDLGQKKAKVDEFPLCGYMVSDKYEQLSSEALEAARICANKYMVKSCGKDGFHIRVLLHPFYVIRINKMLMTPSTHARCFWRAPGHCGQGSHWPSYHVHPHQAAEQGACD, encoded by the exons ATGGGCCGCTGCCCCACCCATTGTTACCGGTATTGTAAGAACAAGCTGAACCCAAAGTCTGGCTTCTGCCCAGGTGTTCCTGATGCTAAGATTCGCATCTTCGACCTGGGGCAGAAGAAGGCAAAAGTGGATGAGTTTCCGCTCTGTGGCTACATGGTGTCAGATAAATATGAGCAGCTATCCTCTGAAGCCCTGGAGGCTGCCCGAATTTGTGCCAATAAGTACATGGTAAAAAGTTGTGGCAAGGATGGCTTCCATATCCGGGTGCTGCTCCACCCCTTCTATGTCATCCGCATCAACAAGATGTTGATGACCCCTTCCAC GCATGCGAGGTGCTTTTGGAGAGCCCCAGGGCACTGTGGCCAGGGTTCACATTGGCCAAGTTATCATGTTCATCCGCACCAAGCTGCAGAACAAGGAGCATGTGATTGA